The following proteins come from a genomic window of Plectropomus leopardus isolate mb chromosome 11, YSFRI_Pleo_2.0, whole genome shotgun sequence:
- the rabl3 gene encoding rab-like protein 3, with the protein MASLDRVKVLVLGDSGVGKSSLVHLLCQNQVLGNPSWTVGCSVDVRVQDYKEGTPEEKTYYIELWDVGGSVGSASSIKSTRAVFYNSVNGIMLVHDLTNKKSSQNLYRWSLEALNKDSSPTGVIVSNGDYEREQFAENPVPLLLIGTKFDQIPENKRNEVLTRTAFLSEDFNAEEINLDCTNPRYLAAGTSNAVKLSRFFDKVIEKRYFTRDPSQMTGFTDRKRFNFKSLHYD; encoded by the exons gggtTGGTAAATCCTCCTTGGTCCATCTGCTTTGTCAGAATCAGGTGTTAGGAAATCCATCGTGGACTGTTGGTTGCTCTGTGGATGTACGG GTCCAAGACTATAAGGAGGGAACCCCGGAGGAGAAAACCTACTACATTGAACTCTGGGATGTTGGAGGATCTGTTGGCAGTGCCAGCAGTATCAAAAGCACCAGGGCTGTCTTCTACAACTCAGTTAATG gAATTATGTTGGTACACGATTTAACAAATAAGAAGTCCTCTCAGAATCTGTACCGCTGGTCACTAGAAGCTTTAAACAAGGATTCTTCTCCAACAGGAGTTATTGTCTCAAACGG TGACTATGAGAGAGAGCAGTTTGCTGAGAACCCAGTGCCTTTGCTGCTAATTGGTACAAAGTTTGACCAGATCCCAGAGAACAAACGCAATGAAGTTCTCACTCGGACAGCCTTCCTGTCTGAAGATTTCAATGCAGAGGAGATCAATCTC gaCTGCACAAACCCGAGATACCTTGCTGCAGGCACATCCAATGCAGTGAAGCTTAGCAGGTTCTTTGACAAG GTAATAGAGAAAAGATATTTCACAAGAGATCCCAGTCAG ATGACAGGTTTCACAGACAGAAAACGGTTCAACTTCAAGAGTTTGCACTACGACTGA